The genomic stretch aAAACAGCAGAAAACACTTTTCAGGAAAGCTCTGAAagttttcaaattaataaacCACATTAAAACTTTGTAAACATACTGTAGTTAAGGCTCCCTTATCAGTACAAAGTAAATACAGTGCGTTTCTATTTCAGGTAATGTTTCCCTACAgtgtaaaaacataaaacataaaatattgtaTGGCAttgttctgtattattattaatggattTAATGCAAATAAAAGCGTTGCTCTCTTGGTCAGACTGGCATGGGatctatttaaataattatttcatacatttaaaatacaattaaataaaattagattaaaatagcaaatggtgttgacaatCTGACTGTCCAAACCCTGTCCATCGTTGCTGATCTGATTAAGCAAAAACGGATTAAAGGCACGTCCCGTTTGTGTCCTGAAACTGAAAGGGAAAGAAGCCGACCTTTTCCCATCTCGGGCTCCTGGACTTTCATCCTCTTCTCAGGACCACATGGACAGCAGGATAAAGCCCCTTCACAGGGAATGGACACCCATTCAGTTCATGGGCACTTTGCTGATGCCAGCCGCTGCATGGCAACATGTGAAGACCTCCCGCAGTAGAGGGTCCTCTGTGCTTCCCCGACATGGTCAAGTCCCACAATATTCTCCCAGGTTAGTTTCCCAATATTGTTACCTGGGTTTGAATGCTTCGAAGGCTTTTATGTTTCCCCATTTTTATGGATGGATGTATTTTACATTCGAGAACAGACACGTTTCTCTTTCACTTCTTGGTGAGAACAGTCATATGATTATGCTTTGCCAAGATGTCGATCAGCTTGTATTTCAAGTTGAAAACGTCTCCAATCTTCCTGAGGTGCGCAGCGCATTCCATGATGGCCTTTTGATCtggaaatatacattaaaaaaagggaATAATGTAATCAgtgtttatattaaaaatccTGAACCAACTGTTATATAAATTCCATTAGTGCCAGACCAATGAATATAACTTAAAGACTCACATTCAAATAGAATCATTAGCAAACAAGATAACTCCTTCCCATATTTGCTTGGTCAGGAAATTGAGAATAAGTTCATCTTTAAAAATGAGAAATCTTAGGTGTTTCCATACAAAACCTACCTTTAGTTGACATTTTTGGGCTTTCGTTCTTTTTGTTAATTGACTTCCGCAGTTCCTGCTTCATCTCGTATAATGTTTTACGTTTTTGGTGTTACTATTGTAGTAACTCTTACAGAAGCAAATCCAGGACCAACGCTGGCTTGATAACTAGCCTGGCAGCGCATTAAATAGGCGGCTGTGACAGCGAGGCTCTGGGAGTCCCCTTGACGTCACAGAGTACATTCTCTGCCGCGGCTGCGCTTCCTGCTTTGCTGTTTTTGTGTGATGACCTAGTGAAACCTAAACCGGGAGGCCTTTTACAGTTTACGGCACTTTAGCCTGTTCCGTAAAAGTGAAACATACCAATTAAGACCGTGAAGCCCATTTGTgattttaaatcattaaaagaATAATAACACTTTGCCATACTCTATATCAAACCCTTTCTAGTATCATCTACACCAAATtatgaagattattattattatttttattttgtggaacTGGGAATAGATATACACAAGGAaattattgatgtttaaattactgaaaagtATGCCTCAGAAAGCTAATAAGCTGTATTAACACAAATAGCCCTTGGAACACTGACAGCCCAAGCCAATTTTCAGTTCAATACAGTCTTTTCAGCTTCAGGATAACCTTCTCTTCATCTAGTTTTATGGCCAGGGGGGTATGTTACTTGAAACTACCTTGTAGAGGTAGAGGCTGAGGACCCCTAATGCAATGTAAGACACAAATGTGTGGCATAGGGGACAACAATTTGGGTGAGAAATACCAGTTCAAATAAATAGTTCCCCAGGATAACACTATTTTACCTTAGATGGGGACACCTTTCTCCTATCAATTGGAcctaaaatggttctggggactTTCTTTTCAATATTGGAAAGCAACCCTTTGGAAAGCTAACAACCCAAAGACACAAACTTGTGGCATTGGGGACACTAGTTTATTAGTTTGGGTGTCTATTCCCAGTTTCACATATTGCTCCCCAACATAAAACTACTGTACTTTAGAAGGGGACCCTTTCTACTATCAAAGGGAGCAAGAAGGGTTCTGAggactttcttttaaaatattagaaaacaaCCCTTGAAACACTCCCATTGCAATATAAGACACTAAATTGTGGCATGGGGTAAACCACTTTGGGTGCCTATTCTCATTTCCACAACTGATTTCCTGGAAGACACAAGTGGATGAGTCCGTTTGTAATAAAGAAACGAACACCACAGGGGTTTCTGATATTACTACAAAAGATGGACTGGCTGTCAGAGGTCATAGCTGTCATATGCAAAGAGCTCCCAAACATAGGCgtggctctctgtgtgtagtTCCTTGTGTAGTTTCCATATGTGATCTATTTTAAGCCTGCAGGTAAACAACACTTTTACGCAATGATTCCTCGTGACTCTGAGCTAATGTCAGCTCATAGTAAAAGGGCTTACTGACTAAGGAAGCCTATCATTTTCATGTGTGGATAACCCCATTAGTACAGTGATACATAATTACTTGAATACTTATTATAGAAGAGAAAGTCCTTCCCTGTACATTATATAATTTCTTAATACTCTGTATAGACCCCCTGTATAGGACTACCGTTGCATTGTATCAGCTACACAAGACAGAgaacattcaattattttattacacaattaaatatattaaataaggtgctttttactGTGTAAAGATTCCTTAATCCTTAGCATTACCTTTTTTTAGAATGTCATATTTCTGTATAAACCATACTCAGAATACATTTCTTAAACCAAATTGTACAAACATGTTGATGTTGCTGTTTTCCAGATATGTATCAAATTGCATGCAAGTATGTTCTAGTATAGCACCCTGTTCAGGCAAGAGAAAGTAACAGATATGTGCTCATTGATTGCTGAAGAAGCCTTCAGAGGTAATATATCCGGATGATAAGAACATATGAGAGCTTTCCTATCATTAAAGGACTTTGTTTTCTTTGGTCCAAGAACACTGGTTTGTTGAAAAGTGCTGGGGAATCAGAATTTACAACCTGCTTTTGCATTCTTATCAGTATGTTAACAACTTTGTGTGTAAAGAAGTGCTTTGTCTCGGATCTATTGGTACTTTAGTTTGTTATTGTGCTCAGGTCTTGGTCTTGTGTTCATTGCATATCAATAGTTTGGATTGACTTTCCCAGTCTCCTTAGAGATCTTAAATACCTCCACCCAAAAATATCTTTGTTACAAGATTACAAGATTCTTGAATGTAACTGCAAAAACATTCACTGCATGTCATGTGACAATCATATCCTATGTGTTTAAGTATTAGGACCAAAACTGACCAAGATATTCTAAATGAGCTTGTAAATCAgtatatttaccttctttcatTTGAGATTTATTTACACTGACTTTTTTACCAGCTGTTCAAATGAATACTGCACCCCCCAAAATTACAATCAAACATAATCGTTattaaataatacttaataCCCAGTGGCTCCAGATCTTGTAGAGTAGTCAATGTCTCTACTTCTGTCCTTGTCACTCAGTGTAACAAAAATATTTGAGACACTTCACTGGGCAATGTTTTATGCTAATGTGCGCCCTATATAACATTAAGGAAATGTTtggcaaaatgtatttatggaaAATTACAATCATGTGTGATATGAGATAcacttcttttattttttaatcctgATGAAGATCTTATGAAGGAAACATTGACGTTTGTTTGAAAACCTTAAACCATAAATGAATACTGTGGTGAGTGTGCAGGTATTTTCTCTTTTGTGAACTGTACATTAAAAACCTTCAATATGATTAATCAGCAGCTGCAAGCTACACTGTGCTTTTTTATCTTTATCATTTTCCATACTTTATCTGTGTCATAACAAGTCTCTGACTTATCACATTTGGAACAGGAACTAGTACACTTGGTCATGATTTGTTATGTAATGACAGACTAACTGTACAAATACAGAGGCTAGGACAACCAGATCTTAAGAAAATGAACAgcagcaaaaacacaaaaacaagctGTGGCCATTTTCATTCTGGTTTGacttttttaacaaaatgttaCTTAGGAGATACAATtcttaacatgcaaatacaaataactgtttttattcaactggtatacaccgatcagccataacattatgaccactgagaggtgaagtgaataacactgatgatctcgttatcatggcacctgtcagtgggtgggatatattaggcagcaagtgaacattttgtcctcaaaattgattgttagaagcagaaaaaatgggcaagtgtaaggatctgagcgactttgacaagggccaaattgtgatggctatacgactgg from Amia ocellicauda isolate fAmiCal2 chromosome 8, fAmiCal2.hap1, whole genome shotgun sequence encodes the following:
- the pmaip1 gene encoding phorbol-12-myristate-13-acetate-induced protein 1 gives rise to the protein MKQELRKSINKKNESPKMSTKDQKAIMECAAHLRKIGDVFNLKYKLIDILAKHNHMTVLTKK